A genomic window from Chitinophaga pollutisoli includes:
- a CDS encoding TonB-dependent receptor domain-containing protein, translating to MILRALLCGLPALAWAAPAAAQCTIRIGGSVTDSETQQPLAGATILVKETRQAVKSDDKGRYQIDGLCPGTYTLHVSHIGCLPVELSWPVGGDERRNISLPHSVTQLQEVAVTGHAAKEVTTSAVESISGRELDKTRGLSLGDALKRINGVTTMTTGPNVSKPVINGLHSNRILILNNGIRQEGQQWGSEHAPEVDPYLANKLVVVKGAGALRYGGDAIGGVVLVEPRALPVRPGLAGEVNMSAFSNNRLGALSAILEQQVPQVPGLSWRLQGTLRKGGNTRTPDYWLDNTGVEEFNFSAAAGYKKKNYGVELFYSQFNTNLAVFEGSHIGNSTDLDLAIKNGRPLPEYTEGFSYKIDRPYQRIEHELFKVKGFVNTGNAGKLNLVLARQFNYREELDYNSALAVNRMNLNLTTWTGELLWDHRSWKGLRGTIGASGMFQRNSYERRLFIPNYESRQWGLFWTEKWESADNKWLLEGGIRYDNRSYYDISDNTHDIRYAERDYSNFSGSVGAQFRLTDNFHATINAAHAWRAAAVNELYATGIHHGAARYELGAGNLEAEAANKINLALHYDLNDKLEADVNLYYNKFDNFIFLQPTDSTVVTIRGAFPFWYYTSADATTKGFDAQVRYRFLPKWQFTTKASVLRAWNESINDWLISMPSDRFEHEISYFPGSTKKFTDNYIAVSMQNVTKQTRTPANIEDPTDPRGQDYMAAPDAYNLLSIETGSTLHFGRQPLSVILGATNVLNTRYRDYLNGLRYYADEPGANIYLKLKLPLIFGKKSS from the coding sequence TTGATATTACGCGCACTGCTGTGCGGCCTCCCCGCATTGGCTTGGGCGGCTCCCGCAGCGGCGCAGTGCACCATCCGTATCGGCGGATCGGTGACCGACAGCGAAACCCAGCAACCACTGGCTGGCGCTACCATTTTAGTGAAAGAAACCCGGCAGGCCGTTAAAAGCGACGATAAAGGACGATACCAGATCGATGGGCTTTGTCCGGGTACATATACCCTGCACGTCAGCCACATCGGCTGCCTGCCCGTGGAGCTGTCGTGGCCCGTGGGCGGCGACGAGCGGCGGAACATTTCCCTCCCGCACAGCGTGACCCAGCTCCAGGAAGTGGCCGTAACCGGTCATGCTGCGAAGGAAGTGACGACCTCGGCTGTGGAATCCATCAGCGGCAGGGAACTCGACAAAACCCGGGGGCTCAGCCTGGGCGATGCATTAAAGCGCATCAACGGGGTAACGACGATGACCACCGGGCCCAACGTTTCCAAGCCTGTTATCAACGGCCTTCACAGCAACCGCATCCTGATCCTCAACAACGGCATCCGCCAGGAGGGCCAGCAATGGGGATCGGAGCATGCGCCCGAAGTGGACCCTTACCTTGCCAATAAACTGGTAGTGGTGAAGGGCGCCGGCGCGCTCCGTTATGGCGGTGATGCGATCGGTGGCGTGGTGCTCGTGGAACCGAGGGCACTTCCGGTGCGGCCGGGTTTGGCAGGGGAAGTGAATATGTCCGCCTTTTCCAATAACCGCCTGGGCGCGCTCAGTGCTATTCTTGAACAGCAAGTGCCCCAGGTGCCGGGGCTCAGCTGGCGGCTGCAAGGTACCCTCCGCAAAGGGGGCAACACCCGCACGCCCGACTACTGGCTCGATAACACCGGCGTGGAAGAATTCAATTTCTCCGCCGCCGCAGGTTATAAAAAGAAAAATTATGGAGTAGAACTGTTCTATTCCCAGTTCAATACCAACCTCGCGGTGTTCGAAGGGTCGCACATCGGCAATAGCACGGACCTCGACCTGGCCATCAAAAACGGCCGCCCATTGCCGGAATACACGGAAGGGTTTTCGTATAAAATCGACAGGCCATACCAGCGCATCGAACACGAACTGTTCAAAGTGAAAGGTTTCGTGAACACCGGCAACGCCGGCAAGCTGAACCTCGTGCTGGCGCGGCAGTTCAACTACCGGGAGGAGCTGGATTACAACTCCGCCCTGGCGGTAAACCGGATGAATCTGAACCTCACCACCTGGACCGGCGAGCTGCTCTGGGACCACCGTTCCTGGAAAGGTCTGCGCGGTACCATCGGCGCTAGCGGCATGTTCCAACGGAACAGCTACGAGCGCAGGCTTTTCATTCCTAATTACGAAAGCCGGCAGTGGGGCTTGTTCTGGACCGAAAAGTGGGAAAGCGCCGACAACAAATGGCTCCTCGAAGGCGGTATCCGCTACGATAACAGGAGCTATTACGACATCAGCGACAATACCCACGATATCCGTTACGCCGAGCGCGATTACAGCAACTTCTCCGGTTCGGTGGGCGCACAGTTCCGCCTCACCGACAACTTCCACGCGACGATCAATGCGGCGCATGCCTGGAGAGCGGCGGCCGTGAACGAGTTGTACGCCACCGGTATCCACCACGGCGCCGCGCGGTACGAGCTGGGAGCGGGGAACCTGGAAGCCGAAGCCGCCAATAAAATCAACCTGGCGCTGCACTACGATCTGAACGACAAGCTGGAAGCCGATGTGAACCTGTATTACAACAAGTTCGACAACTTCATTTTTCTGCAACCGACAGACAGTACCGTGGTGACTATCCGCGGGGCATTCCCGTTCTGGTACTACACCAGCGCCGACGCCACTACTAAAGGTTTCGACGCGCAGGTGCGTTATCGCTTTCTTCCCAAATGGCAATTCACCACCAAAGCCTCCGTGCTCCGTGCCTGGAACGAAAGTATCAACGACTGGCTGATCAGCATGCCGTCCGACAGGTTCGAACATGAAATCAGTTACTTCCCGGGTAGCACGAAAAAATTCACGGACAACTACATCGCTGTGAGCATGCAGAACGTAACGAAGCAGACGCGTACGCCGGCCAATATCGAAGATCCGACAGATCCCCGCGGCCAGGATTACATGGCTGCTCCCGACGCGTACAACCTGCTGAGTATAGAAACCGGCAGCACGCTGCATTTCGGCAGGCAACCCCTGTCCGTTATCCTTGGTGCCACCAACGTCCTCAACACCCGCTACCGCGATTACCTGAACGGTTTGCGGTATTATGCGGATGAGCCAGGCGCGAACATTTACCTTAAACTCAAACTGCCGCTCATTTTCGGCAAAAAATCCTCCTGA